Below is a genomic region from Panthera tigris isolate Pti1 chromosome E1, P.tigris_Pti1_mat1.1, whole genome shotgun sequence.
catttttaaaagggaagaaattgaTGGCTTCCCTAGATAACACAGACAGAAGCAGGACGAGGATTCAACATCACATGTATTTGACTCAAAGCCTGTGCGCTTTTCACTCTCCAGGGAATGTGCTGAGCCCTCCCACCAAGAAGTAGGTCTCCTCCAAAGCAGGCTGAATGATTCTCATCAAGCCAGGTCCCTAGGCAGTCTGCAGTGATCCGGTACCACAGCAGTTCCCTCTCCTTACAGGgaaacaaaacacagcagcagTAACAAAACTGGGGGCTTCCAGGCTTGGACACATCTGGTTGTCTCTGGAGCCAGGTTAGCCTTCCAGACTCCTCCATAAGCAGGGCAGGCTCTAAAGGCCCCATTTTCTCTATAATGAGCAGGCTATTGTCAGGAGGATCCAGACAGTGATCCCAGCAGGGTGTTGCCGGCAGGGAGGGTCTGACATTCCAGCTAAggattctttgtcttttgtcCCAGCCTCCACATCCTGGGTGTTGGCAACCTCAGTCCTAACTGTAGTCACTCAACCAAGCTGCTTCATAAAAGAGCCTCATTAGGCCTGAGATAGGATGTCTCTTCAGCGGGACAGCCCCTTGGACTAAGTCAACATTTGTCAAACACActtccccctcctgcctcctgggaTCTCACCTTGGCGACCCAGTTAATGAGCCAGGACGGAATTTGGCCACCCGGGTTATCGAAGTAATACATGAAaactagaggagaaagaaaagacaattcaggaggaggaaaaatgttacaaagacaaaaacaaaccctGCCAACCTTCCCCTTTTAGAttcagaaagaagggagggggcaCAGGATTCAGGAGCacttctcttccctgtctcccagaatatttatatgtaaacatttttaaatcacagtCACAGGCACATTTTGCTGCTACTCATTAAATGCCTGGCAATGTTCTATACACTTGGatatagtatctcatttaattactTCTCTCTTTATTACCTTCATGGTACAATGGAGTCGGTAAGAACAAACCCGAGCTTATAAATGATAACATGGAGGCTCCGAGAAGTTAGGTGGCATGTTCAAGGTGACATGTGAAAAGCGTCAGAACTAAGCTTCAGATTTTGCCTCACATGCAAGGCCACACTCGTTCCAGTACTGTAGGCGGCTGCGTATGCCTACTCTGCTCACAGCTTTTCTCCACGTGGGCTGGAACTCCAGAGAAGCAAGTCCTGAGTCTCTGGGTTTCTGCTGGGCAGGAGCTGCGTCCTCAGAGACAGTGCTGCCAGCCTTCTTGCCCATCCTCAGGCCCAACGTATGTATCCCGAGGACCAATCTAAAGTGAGAGTTTCTAAACCTTCTGGCTCTAATTTCATCTAGACAGTGCAAGAGTCAGTAAAGAATGGGCTGAGTCAGATCTAAATGTCCCCCATGCACTCAAGTTTCTGGGGGAGAATGGAGTCCCTCTCCGGGTGTTGTCTTCTACACGTGCCTGTTCTCTGAACTCGGGGAATAAGCACCATGAATTTTACGTGCCTCACAATCAGCATGGCCTTGATACAGGTGGCCCTGGTCAGTGCACCAACATGCACCCCGGCCTTACCTTTGCTTCCCTTCTTGCCATCACTCTCGATTGCGAGGCTCTGCTTGTACCGATTTACCCGGATCACACCAGGCCTCTCGGCAAACTGCGGCACAGAAGTGCTCTGGGCCAGGACCACATGGATCTTCCGCCCTTCCACGTCCAGCTCTTGCCGCTGCCGGATGTAGATGTACTGTACTGCCAGTCAAGGCATGATATCAATGCCAGCCTTATAGATGGGCAGAAGGAAACCCCACAAgccagaggcaaagggagaggactCTGTTCCTCTCACCTGGCATTTGTTCCCTTATACTGTTACTTCACTTCCTTGCCCTGTCTCTCTACCTGCACTGTAAGATGGTGTCCCATACTGTCTGATGTTCTCATTTGACAGCATGCCTTACCTACCTGTGAACGAGTCCTTGATGCTTTTAATTATATACAGaaacccctcctcccttctctaaGAAGGCACTGTGAGGTATCAGAGGTTTGATCACTCATCAGCAGTGTGATTCTGCATTGGTTACACCCTGTTTCTGAGGCTAAGTTTCCCTCTGTAGGGAAAGGGGGTTACACTGCTCAGCAGGCATGCTTGGTGGAGGCACTGGAGAAACCAGGGCAGGACAGGCACCCCATAAACTTTGTCCTGCCCTCCTCCAAAGCTCTAGTTGCTGACTTCTATGCACAGAGGATGGCCAAGCAATGTTACTTACACCTGCTGGTCATAGGAAGAAACCTAAGCACCTGAATGTTTAGTAGGTAGATGTCCCCTCTGGGTCAACATTGATTcaccaaaaataacaaagccATTTCATCTCAATAAACACTTGTAGAACACTATGTCTATGGCACTATTCTAGAGAAGATAATTTAATCCTAAGAAACAGTGAGAGTTACCATTTATTCAGCCATTACTATGTGCTTTACATGTAGCACCAGTTTTGATCCTGAAATGGTCCCTGTGAGTTCAGTGTAAGTATCCCCATCCTACTGATGataaaattgaggctcagaaaagtaaagaaacttgCCAAAGACCCATAGCTCAACTGGAACCTGAATGCAAGCCCAGATCTGGCCCCCAAACCTAGTTAGACTTTCATAGCTAGACAGGCCTCAATAGAATTTTAGGTTTTGCACTAGAAGAAATTCAAAGactaaacaattaaaaaaaaaaaaatcaccctaagTATAACACAATTATACTTACTATAACAGCAACAACCATAGCCCCATGCCACCTCAGAGTCTCTGCAGCACCCACAGTGGTCCCAGCCTTCACTCAGACAGCCTGCAGGATGGGCTGTTGCCCCTGCTCTCTGTGGACTGACGAGTAAAGTTCTTAAATGTCTTGGGGGAGAAATGAATTTGCTTTGGCTCTGGCTTTTCTCCCCCAGGCCTCTTTCCTCACAGCCAAGATTGTCCTACTCTCTCCTAAAACTTGCTCAGCTCATGTGACAGATATCACCTGACACTCCATTGAGGAAAAATCAGCTGATCTATTAAGACTTGGCAAAGGTCTTCAAAGGGTTGGGAGGTTGCTGGACCTTCCATAGAGCCTATGAACAGAGAACCACCAGGtcactgaggtccagagaagcgAAGGGACTTTTCCAAAATCACACAACAAATCAGGGAATAAGCTCACATTCAGTCTGGGATCTCTGGCTCAAAATGAATGTTCTTTTCCACTGCGCTATTCTCTGTTCTCAAAAATTTAACCCTTAGTGGAGAGACATATGTGCATATGAGAAACTCACTGTGGGACTGTGGGGTCTGGAAATCCAATTAAATAGAACTTCAAGTAGCCCCAAGTGTCCACTCCTAAGACCTACCCAGCAGTGTCACAGTGAGGTCAGAGAGATGGACTCATGCCCTGGTCAAGGTCACCATCTCTGGAAAGAGCTGCACCCAGGTCCAGAACCTGCCTCTGCCACCCACTAGTTGTGTAAACCACAGCAAAGTTCTGACTTCTCTTTGCATCAGTTCCCTTGACTACAACATGAGGATGATGGAACTCACTGTGCACAGTTGTTGGTAGGATCAGAGGTAACCACATAAAACCTAAGAAGTAATCCACGATCTGTTGAAATATGTACCATGTGTGTACCAACTACCTAGCAGTATGCGGGCAAGAAATAAAcccttaaggggcgcctgggtggctcagtcggctaagcgtccgacctcagctcaggtcacgatctcgcagttcgtgggtttgagccccgcgtcgggctctgtgctgacagctcagagcctggagcctgttttggattctgtgtctccctctctctctgaccctccccgttcatgctctatctctctctgtctcaaaaataaacaaatgttaaaataaaaataaaaataaaaataaacccctAAGGATTTTATAATCTGGTTGGAGCCAAGGTAAACACATACACTTAGaggccaacacacacacacacacacacacacacacacacacaatttctatAAAACACACCCGCatgctccttctctttcttgtgaATAATTATTTAAGAACATACAAACTTGTATAATGTCAGAGCTAGAAATTCAGTGGCTCTCCAAACTTTTTTTAATCCACAAGACCCTTTGCTGAAAGGATATTCTATGGAAATTCAGTGTGTAAAACACTTGACTGCTGTGATTGAAGAGGACAGTGAAGGGGTGGAAACCTCACCCCTCAGTcatcctgcccccaccctgcctgtcCTTGAAATTCCATCCCCCATAGGAGGCTTATCCTGAGAGGGCCTCCTAGAACCTTGTAGTGTTAGCTAAAACTCCCCACATTCCATTCAACTGCTTTAatgataaatgaggaaactggggaaGAAACATATCCCCAGTACCCAGAGCCAGCAGTCAAGGAGGGATCGCTGTGGGGTCACTCAAActggagaggagatggggagagcTGGAAAAGTGAGGGTGTGAGTTGCAGTCCCCACTCTGTATGTATGCCTCTGTCACTTTACCTCCCTGGGTGCTCACTTCCACCTCTAGATCGAGGGAATTTGTAAACACTAGAAGAACTTCTCTCCAGGTCCCCATTTCTGGAGCCAACAAATTCAAGCCTTAGAAAACTTTCCAGGAAAGTCTGAGCTGCCCTCCAGTGACCACAATCATAGACGTACCACATGGTCAGGTCCAGAAATCACACTCTGAGGTCTCCAAAAGCCACACAAGAAGCAACAGCTTCAGCAGATGTTTCTGCAAGAATCAAAGGACAACACTGTCCACATTGCCATGGGCATGACACCACTGGGCAATAGCCAAGGGGCACAGAAACACTTAGGAAGTCAAGTAGTGATGTGCCTTGAGAAAGGATACATCTCGGTTGGACATGGGAAAAGGGTACTTCACTTCCCAGTAGACCACGGTTTCTCCATTGCATTCCTTTTCATAGAGTTCTAAGGAGAACAAAAGAAGTTAATGTATCTGGAAGCTTTCTGGGCTTCATTTAACAAGAAGCCTAGGTGTGATTATCTCTGAGGGTAATGATAAACCACTAACTCATAAGGCACAGAACTCTAGGAGAAATAAGATTCATTAATGCTAAAAGCTTGTTGCCCAAGAGCAGAGTCTAGTAGAcattaaaacacagtaaaaataaaataacaaaatgtgtcCATTGTATAGCACAAGCAAGATTCTCAAATACAATGCAATGGAACAAAATCAGGCATCCAAAACTAAACGTTCAGGTTTTAAAATCAGGGCAGCCAGCAGATGTCACTAGAGTACCAGTagttttgcttttgatttctctctctaGATTTCTTGACCTATTACAGCTAGCCctgaactgagtcacccagtctaGTGCGTTCAACTGGGAAATGAAGGTTCTAGCCAGGGCAGTGTCCTTCCTAAACAGCTAGGAAGTGGCATAGCTGTGGCTAACCCTAAGTGTCTTGCTTCTCTCCCCTGTTTCTTTACACACTGCCACGACTGCAATGACCAGATTCCCTTAATATTTGATCGTTCTATATTGTGCAAATAGCAGCTAACTTGGCTGGAGAGAGCAAAAGCATTCAATGGCATGTACACCCTCTGACCCCAAGCTGTGCAGTATGCCTTCATACtaagcatttatttaaagaagGAGGCAAGCCAAGGCTGCTGAAGTAACCATGACAGACCCTTAAGGAGATGCTGATGGGGGAAAAGTATTCTTTAATTCAGCTTTGGGAGGAAAATCTGTTAGAAGACCATGGATTAAAGAGCTTGCCCATTGGTGCCACAAGAGACTAAAGACAGCCcttgagaggaagggaagaagtagACATCTGTGACCTTTGCATACTCAGCATCACCTCCCCCTTCTTGAACCAGTGATCTCCATTCTCCTTCACCCTTCCCCTCCTTGACTATGCGGTTTAAGCAGGACTGACTCAGCATTAATTTCAGGGCTGGGAAAATGAGCAAGATGTGGCCACAGTGATTCATTCGGGGATGGTGCATCTGGCCAGGGTCTTACCTTGTGGTTTAGTAAAGGCCCTCAGGTAGCTCACAGAATATGTAGAAGGGCCAGAGCCGGGCTTAGAACCTCAGGATTGTTCCAGAGAAGCCAAACTACTGCTGCTACCGGACTAGACACCATAGTGTGAATGGCTGATGCCAAGTACCAAACATCAGAGGCTCTGCAACTGTTTCTCCCAGTGTCAGACACCTTGGCCCTGACCATCACCAGAAAATTGATTTTGGACGCTGCAGTTCTCTCTCACATTGAAGCTGCATGTGTGTCTTACTGGCAACATCTATATTACATCCCTGAGGAGACTGGGACAGAGAACATCTGGCTTCTCCCTTGAATGGACAAGTATCACAGTTCTTCCTAGATAGAAAGGGTACTGGAAAACACTAGGAGACCACAACCATGACAAACATCCACAGGAGGCCATGAGAGCAAATTGTGGGGCTCTGGCTGCCGTGAGCAGGAAAGTGGAATGCTCCTTCCTGTTCCTGTGGGGTTATTATTTATATGGTTAGACTATAAGCCTGGATCTTCTGGTGGCCATCTTTGCCATGACAGAAGAATCTGCCTGAGAATTAGGTCAACTCAGAAGAAAACTGAGTCGAGATGGAGAAGTTATTTAAGCATTAGATGCAGCTGTCCTAGAAGTCAGATACCCCTGGACTTTTCAATGCCATGAAACCAATaaactcttttccatttcttacaCTGGCATCTGTTAACTTTTTGTTGCTTGCAACCAAAAGTCCTGACTATAGCAAAGGTCTTTCAGAGTTTACATGCACCTTGGCTAGTTCTGCAGTTCTCTTCCACTGTGACTGATTTGGCAGAGGCCACTCCCACCTTTAAGTGACAGGAGGAACCCCTATTTAATGCCTTTCACAGGTGGCATTCTCCTTCAGGGCAtcacccttcccctcctccttgacTTTCAGGGCAAAATCTAAGAACTGGAGCCTTGGAGCTCTGGACCTTCCTCCTCCCTTAGCTCTACATTCTGCTACCCCAATAACACAATAAAACCAAACTGCTCACAGTTTTTGAACATACCATGCTGTTTCATGCCTTCCTCCCTTTATTCATGCTGTTCCCTGGGCCTCAGATGGCCTCAAGCCCCCCATCCCCTCACCTTCTCACCCTCTCACCTATATGCATTCTTCTTGTTGACAAAACTTTGATTCAACTTCCAAAACAAAGCTCGGAcaccacctcctccaagaagctgCCTATGACTACCTAGATATGTGAGATGATGTTGAACTTACAGTGAGAACAAAGGAGCCCCCAGAGCAAACTGGAGACTAGCAGCTAAGGGAATGCAAGGAATCACAAAGGAATCACAAAGGAATCACGTTTCAGCCCAACACTTAAGACTTTcatgccaaaattaaaaataaaacataacatagTAGAAATTGAACCTGTTGCTTTCTACTAGCTGGAATAAGTAACAATAGATTctactttctagatttttttttttcttaataatagaCGTTATTCACCTTTAACATATTGGTCCCACTGTTTTCTGTAGTCTAAGTCCATGTAGACATCTGCGAGTAAAGCCGGAGGGCAGTCGTCCAGAACACCAAAGACTTTATACTCATAAAGTCCAGTCTGCTGTAAAAACAGAACAGGCAAAACAATCTATTGATTTCCAAATAGACAGCTGGATGACACAGCATATGAAAAGCAGATGTTCATACAACACCAATTATTGAGGTACCTCCTCTGTGGTCTTGGTAACACAATAATGAAAAAGCAGATGAGGCCCGTGCTCTAGTGGATCATACATTTATTGTAGacattggtggtggtggtggcggtggctaTAAATGCTATCTAGGTAATTTGAATTGTATATAAGGAAAGTTATGTCATCAGTGGTGCCTGTTTTGGGGGCAAGGGGTGTCCTATGTAATCAAGTAATAAGGAAAGACCTCTATGAGGGATAACCTTTATCAGAACATCTTATTCTAAATATTAGAAGGAACCAGCCATGGGAAGATAAGGAAAACCCATTCCTGGTATAGGGAAGACCTTCACATTTATGAACGTTCATGCTCAAAAAACAGGAAGTCATAAGATCCAGAGAACTGTGGATTGGAGAGGTGGTaggagctgaggtcagagagacagTGGTGTCCAGACTCCACAGGGCTTTGTAAACCAGGGTGATGGGATAAAGATTTTGTTCTAATTACTAAGGAAAACCAATGAGTGACTTTAAACAGAGGAACACTAAATAAAAAGATGATCCTTGATGCTTGGTAGAAAATAGATCATAAGGGAGCAAGGAGATGGTTTGAAGACCAGTGCAATGGTCTTCAGATAATGGTTCTGCAGATAAGAGATGATGGTGATTTAAACAAGGAGGTGACAACAGTGATTGAGAGAAGTCAGTGATTTAGGGTTATATTTAGAAGTAATGTTAGCAAGAAGTGCTGACAGATTGCCTGTGgagaagagaaagtaaagaaTTACTTAGAACCTCTGCTTGAACTAGGTAAATGAGAGATCCATGCTCTAAGATAGAGAACACTTGGGAAGAGGTGATATGTGAGCTATGGGGATATCAAGAATTCTACTTTTGAGTTTAAGATGCTTATTAAACATCCAAGTGGGAGTGTCATATAGGCAGCTAATGCTCAGGGGACAGGTTACTATTTTAGATATCCATGGGGCATAATGAAACCTAACACATTGTTTTTATCAATGCCAAGAAAGAATCTGTCAACAACTTCCTTTTTATGTAAAGAACTTGTGTATAAAACATCAGCTTCAAATCACATTAGt
It encodes:
- the LOC102972581 gene encoding phosphatidylcholine transfer protein isoform X3; protein product: MDLDYRKQWDQYVKELYEKECNGETVVYWEVKYPFPMSNRDYIYIRQRQELDVEGRKIHVVLAQSTSVPQFAERPGVIRVNRYKQSLAIESDGKKGSKVFMYYFDNPGGQIPSWLINWVAKNGVPNFLKDMAKACQNYLKKT
- the LOC102972581 gene encoding phosphatidylcholine transfer protein isoform X1, which translates into the protein MECGAVGGFSEEQFREACAEIQQRAPAGANWELLVETLGFSIYGLLDQQTGLYEYKVFGVLDDCPPALLADVYMDLDYRKQWDQYVKELYEKECNGETVVYWEVKYPFPMSNRDYIYIRQRQELDVEGRKIHVVLAQSTSVPQFAERPGVIRVNRYKQSLAIESDGKKGSKVFMYYFDNPGGQIPSWLINWVAKNGVPNFLKDMAKACQNYLKKT
- the LOC102972581 gene encoding phosphatidylcholine transfer protein isoform X2; amino-acid sequence: MECGAVGGFSEEQFREACAEIQQRAPAGANWELLVETLGFSIYGLLDQTGLYEYKVFGVLDDCPPALLADVYMDLDYRKQWDQYVKELYEKECNGETVVYWEVKYPFPMSNRDYIYIRQRQELDVEGRKIHVVLAQSTSVPQFAERPGVIRVNRYKQSLAIESDGKKGSKVFMYYFDNPGGQIPSWLINWVAKNGVPNFLKDMAKACQNYLKKT